The Triticum dicoccoides isolate Atlit2015 ecotype Zavitan chromosome 6A, WEW_v2.0, whole genome shotgun sequence genome has a window encoding:
- the LOC119319533 gene encoding histone H2B.3-like: MAPKAEKKPVAEKAEKTTTAKKTKAEKRPPASKEGGEKKGKKKARKSVETYKFYIFKVLKQVHPDIGISSKAMSIMNSFINDIFEKLAGESAKLARYNKKPTITSREIQTSVRLVLPGELAKHAVSEGTKAVTKFTSS, translated from the coding sequence ATGGCGCCCAAGGCGGAGAAGAAGCCGGTGGCGGAGAAGGCCGAGAAGACCACGacggcgaagaagaccaaggccgaGAAGCGGCCGCCGGCGTCCAAGGAGGGCggcgagaagaaggggaagaagaaggccaggaagaGCGTGGAGACgtacaagttctacatcttcaaggtgCTCAAGCAGGTGCACCCCGACATCGGCATCTCCTCCAAGGCCATGTCcatcatgaactccttcatcaacgACATCTTCGAGAAGCTCGCCGGGGAGTCGGCCAAGCTCGCCCGCTACAACAAGAAGCCCACCATCACGTCAAGGGAGATCCAGACCTCCGTCCGCCTCGTCCTCCCTGGCGAGCTCGCCAAGCACGCCGTCTCCGAGGGCACCAAGGCCGTCACCAAGTTCACCTCCTCCTAG